The following are encoded in a window of Osmia bicornis bicornis chromosome 15, iOsmBic2.1, whole genome shotgun sequence genomic DNA:
- the LOC114872893 gene encoding protein yippee-like 1: MVKTFQAYLPSCHRTYSCIHCRAHLANHDELISKSFQGSQGRAYLFNSVVNVGCGPAEERVLLTGLHAVADIYCECCKTTLGWKYEHAFESSQKYKEGKFIIELAHMIKENGWE, translated from the exons ATGGTCAAAACTTTTCAAGCGTACCTGCCCTCGTGTCACCGCACTTACTCGTGCATTCACTGCCGTGCTCACCTCGCCAACCACGACGAACTCATCTCTAAG TCCTTCCAGGGCAGTCAAGGTCGTGCCTATCTCTTTAATTCCGT GGTGAACGTGGGCTGTGGTCCTGCAGAGGAGCGAGTTCTGTTGACTGGCCTTCATGCTGTTGCTGATATTTACTGCGAATGTTGCAAGACCACCCTTGGGTGGAAATAC GAGCATGCGTTCGAGTCGAGTCAGAAGTATAAAGAGGGCAAGTTTATCATTGAGCTTGCTCATATGATCAAGGAAAATGGATGGGAATAA